The Eremothecium gossypii ATCC 10895 chromosome VII, complete sequence nucleotide sequence GTCTAACCGTCGGCGTGGCCCTCTGAAGAACCAGAAGTAACCAAAAGACAGCGCATAAAAGGGTGTATTTTACTCGCTGGTGCCCAGCAACAGCAAAATGTGTTCCGTCAGTGTAACAGAGAATTACGGCACAGGGAGCCACACTGCTCCGGCGCGCTCTGCTCTGCTTATTAACTCCCCTTGTGCTCTTCAGGAGCATCAATGCCCATCTGGGACAGGAAAGCCCTCAGTTCGGTATATTCGTCTTTCTGTAACCTCCGGGCAAGCAAGTGGATCGTCTCATTTAGTGCGTCCGCGCTGCAGTGTCTGCGGCCTACAAACCAGCGGAAGAGCCTGAGCTTTGCATCACGATCTAAGTGCGGCTGCTGTAGCGTCAtgttcagcagcagcgtcgAGGTGTGTTCATTCTGCACGCCGCGCAATGCCTTTATTACCCAGCGAGCAAGGTTGCGCTCCTCCAGCCCGCCCAAAGATTGCTTTAGCTGCGGAAAATCCCACACAGAGAAGGGGTATGCTGGGAGACTACGGTCCAGATCCTCCAGCAACTTGCGCCACTTTTTGGGGAACGCCGTTCCAGAGGTGGAGCGTGTCGCGTAGCCCTCGATGCGCAGTCGCAGCAGGTGGTAGCGGTAGTCGTCCCATTCTGCCCCCTGTTCTGACCTGTAGAATTTGTTATAGTGCCTCCAGACGCTGTCCAAGATCCCAAACGACCCGCTGAAGAACATCAGGTTCCCTAGGTCACAGAGAACATCTGGTCGCACCACCAGCACGCCTGCCCGCTGCACGAATCGGTTCCATACGTAGTCTACCGACGCCACATGTCCTTCCTGTACCGCCCGCGCAAGGTATATTTGCAAGAAAGAAACACTGCACTCTTGTAGCGGCATCAGCCGCAACTTTTGAAGCACCTCATCGAAGTTCCTGTTAAGACACTGTTTCACAATGGCCCGCTGTGTTGACCCAGTTACGTTTGCCTTTATCATGTTCGATCCGGTACCACATAAAAATCCCACAATGGAGTGCACTAGTCTCAATTAACACCAATAGCGTGCAGATCCTCAAACTTACAGCCAACGGTGTCTTTCCCGGAAGCTGAGCTGGCTTCGATGAGCTTGACTATTTCGAGGGCTACTCGGTGAAAAATCACTCGAGAAAAAATTTTATGTCCAATAGGCCATCATCAGTCCGTCA carries:
- the PET122 gene encoding Pet122p (Syntenic homolog of Saccharomyces cerevisiae YER153C (PET122)) → MIKANVTGSTQRAIVKQCLNRNFDEVLQKLRLMPLQECSVSFLQIYLARAVQEGHVASVDYVWNRFVQRAGVLVVRPDVLCDLGNLMFFSGSFGILDSVWRHYNKFYRSEQGAEWDDYRYHLLRLRIEGYATRSTSGTAFPKKWRKLLEDLDRSLPAYPFSVWDFPQLKQSLGGLEERNLARWVIKALRGVQNEHTSTLLLNMTLQQPHLDRDAKLRLFRWFVGRRHCSADALNETIHLLARRLQKDEYTELRAFLSQMGIDAPEEHKGS